A genomic segment from Pseudomonas sessilinigenes encodes:
- a CDS encoding SDR family oxidoreductase, with protein sequence MTSCAHSLITLKRHCQVARGAEIANATAFLASDDSSFAHETELFVDGGQT encoded by the coding sequence GTGACCAGCTGTGCGCATTCACTCATCACACTGAAGCGCCACTGCCAAGTTGCTCGGGGCGCTGAGATAGCCAACGCTACAGCGTTTTTAGCGAGCGATGATTCAAGCTTCGCCCACGAAACTGAGCTGTTCGTGGATGGTGGTCAGACCTAG
- a CDS encoding DUF3800 domain-containing protein yields MYAYVDESGNHDLDTSKGGSSGFFVVCAVIVREQFLDSAYEGAETLRERHFQTGEIKSSKVKPQDTKRRVRILNDMAELPLKLYFAVVDKSQVYKDGGLRFKKSFIKHVNGLLFSNCHNLQMIVDEHGGAEFQESLKGYVEDRYVDDLFGDAQAFQTKSSKDDVLIQVADFFAGSVAQIYEGKAEEDVVRIYKRILRELTLGLLEWPLKYQTLLSPPSDEPGFADYQIHQEALRQAGRFIEKVGNHPDEDEHLQLTILDYLRFQSEFVTKDYITTAEIKTHLGERGFGDLPEQRIRSSGIAKLRDAGVIITSAATGYKIPQTRADINDFLEMASGVIVPLLERVRKAREVYLLSSGGTYDIVTAANLTELAKLLTSLEAFASN; encoded by the coding sequence ATGTATGCCTATGTAGATGAGTCTGGAAATCACGACCTAGACACATCAAAAGGTGGAAGTTCGGGCTTCTTCGTGGTGTGTGCAGTGATTGTCCGTGAGCAATTCCTGGACAGCGCCTATGAGGGCGCTGAAACACTCAGAGAGCGTCACTTCCAGACGGGGGAAATCAAGTCCAGTAAGGTCAAACCCCAGGACACCAAACGTCGCGTTCGGATCTTGAATGACATGGCAGAGCTTCCGCTTAAGCTCTATTTTGCCGTCGTAGACAAGTCCCAGGTTTACAAGGATGGAGGTCTACGTTTCAAAAAGTCGTTCATCAAGCATGTCAATGGTCTACTATTCAGCAACTGCCATAATCTGCAGATGATCGTCGACGAGCATGGGGGAGCAGAGTTTCAGGAGAGTTTGAAAGGCTATGTTGAAGACAGGTATGTGGATGACCTGTTCGGCGATGCCCAAGCTTTTCAGACAAAATCCAGCAAGGACGATGTACTAATTCAGGTCGCCGACTTCTTCGCCGGATCTGTTGCCCAGATCTACGAAGGAAAGGCTGAAGAGGATGTGGTACGGATCTATAAGAGGATTCTTCGCGAGCTTACCTTGGGCCTGCTGGAATGGCCCCTTAAGTATCAAACACTGCTATCGCCCCCATCGGATGAACCCGGATTCGCCGACTACCAGATCCATCAGGAAGCTCTTCGACAAGCCGGCCGATTCATCGAAAAAGTGGGAAATCATCCAGATGAAGACGAGCATTTACAACTCACGATCTTGGACTATCTGAGGTTCCAAAGTGAGTTCGTCACGAAAGACTACATCACTACGGCTGAGATCAAAACACATCTCGGAGAGAGAGGATTCGGCGATCTGCCAGAACAGAGAATCAGGTCGAGCGGAATTGCGAAACTTCGAGATGCCGGCGTCATTATCACGAGTGCTGCCACCGGATACAAAATCCCCCAGACCAGGGCAGACATTAATGACTTCTTGGAAATGGCATCAGGCGTGATCGTTCCGCTGTTGGAGCGTGTCAGAAAAGCCCGGGAGGTCTATCTGCTAAGCAGCGGAGGGACGTACGACATTGTGACAGCCGCCAACCTTACTGAGCTTGCCAAGCTGCTCACTTCGCTTGAGGCATTCGCCAGCAATTGA
- a CDS encoding AbrB/MazE/SpoVT family DNA-binding domain-containing protein, whose protein sequence is MTVNKYERWTVKCQDTKDGSGDCIIDLPTDLLTQLGLGVGDVLTIEVVNGSIVLRPKPNDPTSR, encoded by the coding sequence GTGACCGTGAACAAATACGAACGTTGGACAGTGAAATGTCAAGATACTAAGGATGGGAGCGGCGATTGTATTATCGACTTGCCGACTGATCTACTTACCCAGTTAGGGCTAGGCGTTGGCGACGTGCTCACCATTGAGGTTGTTAACGGTTCGATAGTATTGAGGCCGAAGCCGAACGATCCTACGTCCCGATGA
- a CDS encoding helix-turn-helix domain-containing protein: MELNIAFGRALKQIRSSKNLTQEDFATVSSRTYLSTLERGLKSPTLEKVDQLAGALDVHPLSILVATYVGKESHQDVEALFQTIRDELCSVRIFEGGRSSPRKDL, from the coding sequence TTGGAACTCAATATCGCGTTCGGCCGAGCGCTGAAACAGATCCGAAGCAGTAAAAATCTTACTCAAGAAGATTTTGCTACTGTAAGTAGTCGCACCTACCTCAGCACGCTGGAGCGAGGCCTCAAAAGCCCAACGTTAGAAAAGGTGGACCAGCTAGCGGGAGCTTTAGACGTGCACCCGCTCAGCATTCTTGTCGCCACATACGTCGGTAAAGAAAGTCATCAGGACGTTGAGGCTCTGTTTCAGACAATCAGAGATGAATTGTGCTCAGTAAGAATCTTTGAAGGGGGACGCTCATCGCCACGGAAGGACCTTTAA
- a CDS encoding antitoxin Xre/MbcA/ParS toxin-binding domain-containing protein codes for MAPPTAQTAISTPLVHKPTEYLTHAKIEELSELHIFLLVREGFALKDVQAMIALSELYLSSKLIERITGKLGRTKQGKGVESTTGRLSSLQSAIAFQYAKVLEHATTVFGALQLAEEWLAKPCRRFDDNTPLDLAGNPVGFQVVENYLERVELGIYQ; via the coding sequence ATGGCACCTCCAACTGCCCAGACAGCTATCTCGACGCCGCTGGTTCATAAACCGACGGAATATCTTACTCATGCCAAAATTGAGGAGCTTAGCGAGCTCCATATTTTTTTGCTCGTGAGGGAAGGTTTTGCACTGAAAGACGTCCAAGCAATGATCGCGCTTTCCGAGCTTTATTTGTCATCGAAACTCATCGAACGTATCACTGGTAAGCTAGGTCGAACTAAGCAAGGTAAAGGCGTCGAATCGACGACCGGTCGACTGAGTTCCCTCCAGAGCGCGATAGCCTTTCAATACGCAAAGGTACTGGAACACGCAACGACTGTTTTTGGCGCCTTGCAGCTTGCTGAAGAATGGCTAGCTAAACCCTGCCGGCGTTTTGACGATAATACCCCTCTTGATCTGGCGGGTAATCCAGTCGGGTTTCAGGTTGTCGAGAACTACCTGGAACGCGTTGAACTGGGGATCTATCAATAA
- a CDS encoding DUF6088 family protein, whose protein sequence is MSVAECISKRIKHMQRGKPFTNAVFVEMGSRTSVDKALSRMVQSGLLERVTRGVYMRPKLSEYTGKKVRANPITVMEAVARARGETIQVHGAEAVRRLGISTQMQVLPTYYTSGSTREIKIGNAVVRLRHASWQRLQHASSQAGIALTALLYLGQKGVNEQAVEKILSSLSAEEFRKLMACKMHKWLREVLADFA, encoded by the coding sequence ATGTCTGTCGCTGAGTGTATCTCTAAGCGTATCAAACACATGCAGAGGGGCAAGCCTTTTACTAATGCAGTTTTCGTAGAGATGGGATCCCGTACCTCGGTTGATAAAGCACTGTCTCGGATGGTGCAAAGTGGCCTCCTAGAGCGCGTTACTCGCGGCGTCTATATGCGCCCTAAACTGAGTGAGTACACTGGTAAGAAGGTTCGAGCTAACCCGATAACAGTCATGGAGGCAGTCGCAAGAGCCAGGGGCGAGACTATCCAAGTCCATGGCGCAGAGGCTGTTCGCAGACTAGGAATTAGCACTCAGATGCAGGTTCTACCCACTTACTACACCAGTGGATCGACGCGTGAAATCAAGATAGGTAACGCGGTGGTGCGGTTGCGTCATGCATCTTGGCAACGTCTACAGCATGCTAGTAGCCAAGCAGGCATAGCCTTGACGGCTCTGTTGTACCTTGGACAAAAAGGGGTGAATGAGCAAGCCGTCGAAAAAATTCTTAGCTCGCTTAGCGCTGAGGAGTTTAGAAAACTCATGGCCTGCAAGATGCATAAGTGGCTGCGGGAAGTATTGGCCGATTTTGCTTAG